Within Candidatus Methylomirabilota bacterium, the genomic segment GTGGACGATCGGCTGGCAGCCGAATTACCAGACCGAGGGTCACATCTACGCGCAGTACGTTCTGAAGAACGTCAAGGACCCGAAGATCGGCATCCTCTACCAGAACGACGACTATGGGAAGGACTACGTGAAGGGGCTCAAGGACGGGCTCGGCGAGACCGCCAAGAAGCTCATCGTCCTCGAGCAGACGTACGAGACGACGGATCCCACCATTGACTCGCAGATCGTGAACCTCAAGAGCAGCGGCGCGAACGTCTTCTATAACGTGACGATCCCGAAGTTCGCGGTCCAGGCGATCAAGAAGGCCCACGACATCGGCTGGAAGCCGTTGCACCTCCTCAACAACGTGTCGAGCTCGCTCGGGACCGTCCTGAAGCCGGCCGGGCTCGAGGCCTCCACGGGCCTGATCACCGCCCTCTACATGAAGGAGATCACCGACCCGCAGTGGCGCAACGATCAGGGCTACAAAGACTGGCTGGCGTGGATGAAGAAGTACTATCCGGAGGGCGCGCTCGACGACCAGGCCAACGCGTACGCGTACTCCGTCAGCCAGACGATCGTCCACGTGCTCAAGCTGTGCGGCAACGACCTCTCGCGCGAGAACATCATGCGGCAGGTGGCGAGCATCAAGAACCTCACGCTGCCGATGCTGCTGCCCGGCGTCAAGATCAACACGGGCGCGACCGACTTCGCGCCCATCGAGCAGGAGCAGCTCGCCAGGTTCGACGGCGAGCGCTGGGTGCTGTTCGGCGAGCTCTACGACGCGAGCAAGAA encodes:
- a CDS encoding ABC transporter substrate-binding protein, giving the protein MMRRSFVALAVVAALASVAAPVAAQTPGVTATEIKIGNTNPYSGPASAYGTIGKAIGGYFKKVNEEGGINGRKINYITYDDGYSPPKTVEMVRKLVEQDQVAFVFQTLGTPTNSAIHKYLNEQKVPHLFVATGATKWNDPQHFPWTIGWQPNYQTEGHIYAQYVLKNVKDPKIGILYQNDDYGKDYVKGLKDGLGETAKKLIVLEQTYETTDPTIDSQIVNLKSSGANVFYNVTIPKFAVQAIKKAHDIGWKPLHLLNNVSSSLGTVLKPAGLEASTGLITALYMKEITDPQWRNDQGYKDWLAWMKKYYPEGALDDQANAYAYSVSQTIVHVLKLCGNDLSRENIMRQVASIKNLTLPMLLPGVKINTGATDFAPIEQEQLARFDGERWVLFGELYDASKK